In Nomia melanderi isolate GNS246 chromosome 4, iyNomMela1, whole genome shotgun sequence, the following are encoded in one genomic region:
- the LOC116425311 gene encoding uncharacterized protein LOC116425311 isoform X1 produces the protein MRNDITDMHTATADSSTDAIWLEKRSPSQTAPDQVSFTFDKVVVKQELPDEAEIRELAAKMVEANKAKMVNVVPGAPQQRPPQCLLTNIPSILGYLNKRPADSSTGVAAKPPPTEGKLPPDDESQRGRFGWTSFDDCHIPYIFRSGEKYCAVRILESKLLNKYLSYLHSDIYSCTCIRSYYITEAESKLFTEINVKHCENQFGREQFTCKDLVVRLSDAKEFYTFLDVCYTKLTAGTNPNVTSGQKADKCGFIRINKESVVPYTVKDGLQYVPLFYFEGETENLKLKAEKLEGWDLSYLKFCCKVQGIRNELFASETCSVISLNDIKSYFPPGTGFEDYWPTKVMDSQLLVNSKGGGGGGGWTKQPPTPPATKPVSVQNNVNKATINARAAPMHNMLPRGTVANASQVQRGVTQPRPVATTHPAHSSPTALPTGRSNIVTQPMLNTVQNVNGWTGLVGGQPTFQTALVSQANSIIRMPSSLNMHNQISAQPKNYSQQSSRSRGGGGSAASQYPGVYPVTTMQTVAQAQPPPLVKATVHSSQPNLGYPTYGKDDWVTSTYTTPTLGVPVTATTYPQMLGLSEQVQALMPSPTSASTLLHLQRHTPSVHNTSHAKYPPPLIPVNGSNNSARDSRGRKPLIPIPETHISACQVQPYQIQKALVEDKMVPCINFKPYIYSELLMTLPDFVAQYFPACDINSCRQVLTDVLHIDLYQGNRLQMKMLIEAGKCSSLNEELPLIQVKSIMKYMPQLKYMFNRGEIVMPAPAHSSEEHPAKKRQRTS, from the exons ATGAGGAACGACATTACGGACATGCATACAGCGACCGCTGATAGCAGCACGGACGCCATATGGCTCGAGAAAAGGAGTCCGTCACAGACGGCGCCCGATCAAGTGTCATTCA CTTTTGATAAAGTTGTCGTCAAACAAGAACTTCCCGATGAAGCGGAAATCCGAGAATTGGCTGCCAAAATGGTGGAAGCAAACAAGGCGAAAATGGTGAACGTGGTGCCAGGTGCACCGCAGCAACGGCCTCCGCAGTGTCTCCTAACGAATATTCCTAGCATCTtaggatatttaaataaaaggcCAGCCGACTCATCGACTGGCGTCGCGGCGAAACCCCCTCCGACAGAAGGAAAACTACCACCCGACGACGAGAGTCAAAGAGGCAGATTCGGATGGACGAGTTTCGACGATTGTCACATACCGTACATATTTCGTTCCGGCGAGAAGTATTGCGCAGTACGAATCTTAGAATCTAAGTTGCTGAACAAGTACCTGAGCTACCTGCACTCGGACATCTACAGTTGCACGTGCATAAGGAGTTACTACATCACGGAGGCTGAAAGTAAACTGTTTACCGAGATCAACGTGAAACACTGCGAGAATCAGTTCGGTAGAGAACAATTCACGTGTAAAGACTTGGTGGTGCGTCTTTCGGACGCGAAGGAGTTCTATACGTTTCTCGATGTGTGTTACACGAAACTAACAGCAGGTACGAATCCTAACGTAACCAGCGGCCAGAAAGCCGATAAATGtggttttattcgaataaacaaGGAATCCGTGGTTCCTTACACCGTGAAAGACGGCCTTCAGTATGTTCCCCTGTTTTATTTCGAGGGCGAGACTGAGAATCTGAAACTGAAGGCAGAAAAACTCGAAGGCTGGGACTTGTCGTATTTGAAGTTTTGTTGCAAAGTACAGGGTATACGTAATGAACTGTTTGCGAGTGAGACATGCTCGGTGATTAGTTTAAATGACATTAAAAGTTACTTCCCCCCCGGTACGGGATTCGAGGACTATTGGCCGACCAAAGTAATGGACTCTCAGTTGTTAGTGAATAGCaaaggtggtggtggcggtggtggctGGACGAAACAACCTCCGACACCGCCGGCGACGAAACCCGTTTCTGTGCAAAATAACGTGAATAAAGCGACAATTAACGCACGTGCTGCACCTATGCATAACATGTTACCGCGTGGAACAGTTGCTAATGCATCTCAAGTACAACGTGGTGTCACTCAACCGAGGCCCGTTGCGACTACGCATCCTGCGCATTCTTCGCCGACGGCGCTTCCTACCGGAAGATCGAATATTGTAACGCAACCAATGTTGAATACAGTGCAAAATGTTAACGGATGGACAGGGCTTGTTGGCGGTCAACCTACTTTCCAGACGGCACTCGTTTCTCAGGCAAATTCCATTATACGGATGCCGTCGTCCTTAAACATGCACAAT CAAATATCTGCGCAACCAAAAAATTATTCACAACAATCGAGTAGGAGTAGGGGGGGTGGTGGCAGTGCAGCATCTCAGTATCCTGGAGTATATCCAGTTACAACTATGCAGACTGTTGCCCAAGCCCAACCACCCCCTCTTGTAAAAGCTACAGTTCATTCGAGTCAACCTAATCTTGG TTATCCAACCTATGGGAAGGATGACTG gGTCACGTCCACGTATACCACACCTACCTTAGGTGTACCTGTCACTGCAACTACATACCCCCAAATGCTTGGTCTAAGTGAGCAAGTGCAAGCTCTAATGCCATCCCCTACTTCAGCATCCACATTGTTGCACCTACAAAGGCATACACCATCTGTACATAACACATCTCATGCAAAATATCCACCACCATTAATACCAGTTAATGGTAGCAATAATAGTGCCAG agaTTCTAGGGGTAGAAAACCTCTGATACCAATTCCAGAAACACATATATCTGCCTGTCAAGTTCAACCTTATCAAATTCAAAAAGCGCTTGTCGAAGACAAAATGGTACCTTGTATTAATTTCAAGCCATACATCTACTCTGAATTGTTGATGACACTTCCTGATTTCGTCGCTCAGTATTTTCCTGCCTGTGACATCAATAGTTGTCGACAAGTTCTTACAGACGTGTTGCATATAGACTTATATCAAGGAAATAG gttacaaatgaaaatgttaatagaaGCCGGGAAATGTTCATCTCTAAATGAAGAATTACCTTTAATACAAGTAAAAAGTATAATGAAGTACATGCCccaattaaaatatatgttcaACAGAGGAGAAATAGTGATGCCGGCACCAGCTCATTCTTCTGAGGAACACCCAGCCAAAAAACGGCAACGCACCAGCTAG
- the LOC116425311 gene encoding uncharacterized protein LOC116425311 isoform X6, whose protein sequence is MIINTHDVHVSELSFDKVVVKQELPDEAEIRELAAKMVEANKAKMVNVVPGAPQQRPPQCLLTNIPSILGYLNKRPADSSTGVAAKPPPTEGKLPPDDESQRGRFGWTSFDDCHIPYIFRSGEKYCAVRILESKLLNKYLSYLHSDIYSCTCIRSYYITEAESKLFTEINVKHCENQFGREQFTCKDLVVRLSDAKEFYTFLDVCYTKLTAGTNPNVTSGQKADKCGFIRINKESVVPYTVKDGLQYVPLFYFEGETENLKLKAEKLEGWDLSYLKFCCKVQGIRNELFASETCSVISLNDIKSYFPPGTGFEDYWPTKVMDSQLLVNSKGGGGGGGWTKQPPTPPATKPVSVQNNVNKATINARAAPMHNMLPRGTVANASQVQRGVTQPRPVATTHPAHSSPTALPTGRSNIVTQPMLNTVQNVNGWTGLVGGQPTFQTALVSQANSIIRMPSSLNMHNQISAQPKNYSQQSSRSRGGGGSAASQYPGVYPVTTMQTVAQAQPPPLVKATVHSSQPNLGYPTYGKDDWVTSTYTTPTLGVPVTATTYPQMLGLSEQVQALMPSPTSASTLLHLQRHTPSVHNTSHAKYPPPLIPVNGSNNSARDSRGRKPLIPIPETHISACQVQPYQIQKALVEDKMVPCINFKPYIYSELLMTLPDFVAQYFPACDINSCRQVLTDVLHIDLYQGNRLQMKMLIEAGKCSSLNEELPLIQVKSIMKYMPQLKYMFNRGEIVMPAPAHSSEEHPAKKRQRTS, encoded by the exons ATGATAATTAACACGCATGACGTGCACGTTTCCGAGTTAT CTTTTGATAAAGTTGTCGTCAAACAAGAACTTCCCGATGAAGCGGAAATCCGAGAATTGGCTGCCAAAATGGTGGAAGCAAACAAGGCGAAAATGGTGAACGTGGTGCCAGGTGCACCGCAGCAACGGCCTCCGCAGTGTCTCCTAACGAATATTCCTAGCATCTtaggatatttaaataaaaggcCAGCCGACTCATCGACTGGCGTCGCGGCGAAACCCCCTCCGACAGAAGGAAAACTACCACCCGACGACGAGAGTCAAAGAGGCAGATTCGGATGGACGAGTTTCGACGATTGTCACATACCGTACATATTTCGTTCCGGCGAGAAGTATTGCGCAGTACGAATCTTAGAATCTAAGTTGCTGAACAAGTACCTGAGCTACCTGCACTCGGACATCTACAGTTGCACGTGCATAAGGAGTTACTACATCACGGAGGCTGAAAGTAAACTGTTTACCGAGATCAACGTGAAACACTGCGAGAATCAGTTCGGTAGAGAACAATTCACGTGTAAAGACTTGGTGGTGCGTCTTTCGGACGCGAAGGAGTTCTATACGTTTCTCGATGTGTGTTACACGAAACTAACAGCAGGTACGAATCCTAACGTAACCAGCGGCCAGAAAGCCGATAAATGtggttttattcgaataaacaaGGAATCCGTGGTTCCTTACACCGTGAAAGACGGCCTTCAGTATGTTCCCCTGTTTTATTTCGAGGGCGAGACTGAGAATCTGAAACTGAAGGCAGAAAAACTCGAAGGCTGGGACTTGTCGTATTTGAAGTTTTGTTGCAAAGTACAGGGTATACGTAATGAACTGTTTGCGAGTGAGACATGCTCGGTGATTAGTTTAAATGACATTAAAAGTTACTTCCCCCCCGGTACGGGATTCGAGGACTATTGGCCGACCAAAGTAATGGACTCTCAGTTGTTAGTGAATAGCaaaggtggtggtggcggtggtggctGGACGAAACAACCTCCGACACCGCCGGCGACGAAACCCGTTTCTGTGCAAAATAACGTGAATAAAGCGACAATTAACGCACGTGCTGCACCTATGCATAACATGTTACCGCGTGGAACAGTTGCTAATGCATCTCAAGTACAACGTGGTGTCACTCAACCGAGGCCCGTTGCGACTACGCATCCTGCGCATTCTTCGCCGACGGCGCTTCCTACCGGAAGATCGAATATTGTAACGCAACCAATGTTGAATACAGTGCAAAATGTTAACGGATGGACAGGGCTTGTTGGCGGTCAACCTACTTTCCAGACGGCACTCGTTTCTCAGGCAAATTCCATTATACGGATGCCGTCGTCCTTAAACATGCACAAT CAAATATCTGCGCAACCAAAAAATTATTCACAACAATCGAGTAGGAGTAGGGGGGGTGGTGGCAGTGCAGCATCTCAGTATCCTGGAGTATATCCAGTTACAACTATGCAGACTGTTGCCCAAGCCCAACCACCCCCTCTTGTAAAAGCTACAGTTCATTCGAGTCAACCTAATCTTGG TTATCCAACCTATGGGAAGGATGACTG gGTCACGTCCACGTATACCACACCTACCTTAGGTGTACCTGTCACTGCAACTACATACCCCCAAATGCTTGGTCTAAGTGAGCAAGTGCAAGCTCTAATGCCATCCCCTACTTCAGCATCCACATTGTTGCACCTACAAAGGCATACACCATCTGTACATAACACATCTCATGCAAAATATCCACCACCATTAATACCAGTTAATGGTAGCAATAATAGTGCCAG agaTTCTAGGGGTAGAAAACCTCTGATACCAATTCCAGAAACACATATATCTGCCTGTCAAGTTCAACCTTATCAAATTCAAAAAGCGCTTGTCGAAGACAAAATGGTACCTTGTATTAATTTCAAGCCATACATCTACTCTGAATTGTTGATGACACTTCCTGATTTCGTCGCTCAGTATTTTCCTGCCTGTGACATCAATAGTTGTCGACAAGTTCTTACAGACGTGTTGCATATAGACTTATATCAAGGAAATAG gttacaaatgaaaatgttaatagaaGCCGGGAAATGTTCATCTCTAAATGAAGAATTACCTTTAATACAAGTAAAAAGTATAATGAAGTACATGCCccaattaaaatatatgttcaACAGAGGAGAAATAGTGATGCCGGCACCAGCTCATTCTTCTGAGGAACACCCAGCCAAAAAACGGCAACGCACCAGCTAG
- the LOC116425311 gene encoding uncharacterized protein LOC116425311 isoform X5, with protein MNDRSVDEDVQIVEARINKAFDKVVVKQELPDEAEIRELAAKMVEANKAKMVNVVPGAPQQRPPQCLLTNIPSILGYLNKRPADSSTGVAAKPPPTEGKLPPDDESQRGRFGWTSFDDCHIPYIFRSGEKYCAVRILESKLLNKYLSYLHSDIYSCTCIRSYYITEAESKLFTEINVKHCENQFGREQFTCKDLVVRLSDAKEFYTFLDVCYTKLTAGTNPNVTSGQKADKCGFIRINKESVVPYTVKDGLQYVPLFYFEGETENLKLKAEKLEGWDLSYLKFCCKVQGIRNELFASETCSVISLNDIKSYFPPGTGFEDYWPTKVMDSQLLVNSKGGGGGGGWTKQPPTPPATKPVSVQNNVNKATINARAAPMHNMLPRGTVANASQVQRGVTQPRPVATTHPAHSSPTALPTGRSNIVTQPMLNTVQNVNGWTGLVGGQPTFQTALVSQANSIIRMPSSLNMHNQISAQPKNYSQQSSRSRGGGGSAASQYPGVYPVTTMQTVAQAQPPPLVKATVHSSQPNLGYPTYGKDDWVTSTYTTPTLGVPVTATTYPQMLGLSEQVQALMPSPTSASTLLHLQRHTPSVHNTSHAKYPPPLIPVNGSNNSARDSRGRKPLIPIPETHISACQVQPYQIQKALVEDKMVPCINFKPYIYSELLMTLPDFVAQYFPACDINSCRQVLTDVLHIDLYQGNRLQMKMLIEAGKCSSLNEELPLIQVKSIMKYMPQLKYMFNRGEIVMPAPAHSSEEHPAKKRQRTS; from the exons CTTTTGATAAAGTTGTCGTCAAACAAGAACTTCCCGATGAAGCGGAAATCCGAGAATTGGCTGCCAAAATGGTGGAAGCAAACAAGGCGAAAATGGTGAACGTGGTGCCAGGTGCACCGCAGCAACGGCCTCCGCAGTGTCTCCTAACGAATATTCCTAGCATCTtaggatatttaaataaaaggcCAGCCGACTCATCGACTGGCGTCGCGGCGAAACCCCCTCCGACAGAAGGAAAACTACCACCCGACGACGAGAGTCAAAGAGGCAGATTCGGATGGACGAGTTTCGACGATTGTCACATACCGTACATATTTCGTTCCGGCGAGAAGTATTGCGCAGTACGAATCTTAGAATCTAAGTTGCTGAACAAGTACCTGAGCTACCTGCACTCGGACATCTACAGTTGCACGTGCATAAGGAGTTACTACATCACGGAGGCTGAAAGTAAACTGTTTACCGAGATCAACGTGAAACACTGCGAGAATCAGTTCGGTAGAGAACAATTCACGTGTAAAGACTTGGTGGTGCGTCTTTCGGACGCGAAGGAGTTCTATACGTTTCTCGATGTGTGTTACACGAAACTAACAGCAGGTACGAATCCTAACGTAACCAGCGGCCAGAAAGCCGATAAATGtggttttattcgaataaacaaGGAATCCGTGGTTCCTTACACCGTGAAAGACGGCCTTCAGTATGTTCCCCTGTTTTATTTCGAGGGCGAGACTGAGAATCTGAAACTGAAGGCAGAAAAACTCGAAGGCTGGGACTTGTCGTATTTGAAGTTTTGTTGCAAAGTACAGGGTATACGTAATGAACTGTTTGCGAGTGAGACATGCTCGGTGATTAGTTTAAATGACATTAAAAGTTACTTCCCCCCCGGTACGGGATTCGAGGACTATTGGCCGACCAAAGTAATGGACTCTCAGTTGTTAGTGAATAGCaaaggtggtggtggcggtggtggctGGACGAAACAACCTCCGACACCGCCGGCGACGAAACCCGTTTCTGTGCAAAATAACGTGAATAAAGCGACAATTAACGCACGTGCTGCACCTATGCATAACATGTTACCGCGTGGAACAGTTGCTAATGCATCTCAAGTACAACGTGGTGTCACTCAACCGAGGCCCGTTGCGACTACGCATCCTGCGCATTCTTCGCCGACGGCGCTTCCTACCGGAAGATCGAATATTGTAACGCAACCAATGTTGAATACAGTGCAAAATGTTAACGGATGGACAGGGCTTGTTGGCGGTCAACCTACTTTCCAGACGGCACTCGTTTCTCAGGCAAATTCCATTATACGGATGCCGTCGTCCTTAAACATGCACAAT CAAATATCTGCGCAACCAAAAAATTATTCACAACAATCGAGTAGGAGTAGGGGGGGTGGTGGCAGTGCAGCATCTCAGTATCCTGGAGTATATCCAGTTACAACTATGCAGACTGTTGCCCAAGCCCAACCACCCCCTCTTGTAAAAGCTACAGTTCATTCGAGTCAACCTAATCTTGG TTATCCAACCTATGGGAAGGATGACTG gGTCACGTCCACGTATACCACACCTACCTTAGGTGTACCTGTCACTGCAACTACATACCCCCAAATGCTTGGTCTAAGTGAGCAAGTGCAAGCTCTAATGCCATCCCCTACTTCAGCATCCACATTGTTGCACCTACAAAGGCATACACCATCTGTACATAACACATCTCATGCAAAATATCCACCACCATTAATACCAGTTAATGGTAGCAATAATAGTGCCAG agaTTCTAGGGGTAGAAAACCTCTGATACCAATTCCAGAAACACATATATCTGCCTGTCAAGTTCAACCTTATCAAATTCAAAAAGCGCTTGTCGAAGACAAAATGGTACCTTGTATTAATTTCAAGCCATACATCTACTCTGAATTGTTGATGACACTTCCTGATTTCGTCGCTCAGTATTTTCCTGCCTGTGACATCAATAGTTGTCGACAAGTTCTTACAGACGTGTTGCATATAGACTTATATCAAGGAAATAG gttacaaatgaaaatgttaatagaaGCCGGGAAATGTTCATCTCTAAATGAAGAATTACCTTTAATACAAGTAAAAAGTATAATGAAGTACATGCCccaattaaaatatatgttcaACAGAGGAGAAATAGTGATGCCGGCACCAGCTCATTCTTCTGAGGAACACCCAGCCAAAAAACGGCAACGCACCAGCTAG
- the LOC116425311 gene encoding uncharacterized protein LOC116425311 isoform X8, translated as MRNDITDMHTATADSSTDAIWLEKRSPSQTAPDQVSFTFDKVVVKQELPDEAEIRELAAKMVEANKAKMVNVVPGAPQQRPPQCLLTNIPSILGYLNKRPADSSTGVAAKPPPTEGKLPPDDESQRGRFGWTSFDDCHIPYIFRSGEKYCAVRILESKLLNKYLSYLHSDIYSCTCIRSYYITEAESKLFTEINVKHCENQFGREQFTCKDLVVRLSDAKEFYTFLDVCYTKLTAGTNPNVTSGQKADKCGFIRINKESVVPYTVKDGLQYVPLFYFEGETENLKLKAEKLEGWDLSYLKFCCKVQGIRNELFASETCSVISLNDIKSYFPPGTGFEDYWPTKVMDSQLLVNSKGGGGGGGWTKQPPTPPATKPVSVQNNVNKATINARAAPMHNMLPRGTVANASQVQRGVTQPRPVATTHPAHSSPTALPTGRSNIVTQPMLNTVQNVNGWTGLVGGQPTFQTALVSQANSIIRMPSSLNMHNQISAQPKNYSQQSSRSRGGGGSAASQYPGVYPVTTMQTVAQAQPPPLVKATVHSSQPNLGYPTYGKDDWVTSTYTTPTLGVPVTATTYPQMLGLSEQVQALMPSPTSASTLLHLQRHTPSVHNTSHAKYPPPLIPVNGSNNSARNTYICLSSSTLSNSKSACRRQNGTLY; from the exons ATGAGGAACGACATTACGGACATGCATACAGCGACCGCTGATAGCAGCACGGACGCCATATGGCTCGAGAAAAGGAGTCCGTCACAGACGGCGCCCGATCAAGTGTCATTCA CTTTTGATAAAGTTGTCGTCAAACAAGAACTTCCCGATGAAGCGGAAATCCGAGAATTGGCTGCCAAAATGGTGGAAGCAAACAAGGCGAAAATGGTGAACGTGGTGCCAGGTGCACCGCAGCAACGGCCTCCGCAGTGTCTCCTAACGAATATTCCTAGCATCTtaggatatttaaataaaaggcCAGCCGACTCATCGACTGGCGTCGCGGCGAAACCCCCTCCGACAGAAGGAAAACTACCACCCGACGACGAGAGTCAAAGAGGCAGATTCGGATGGACGAGTTTCGACGATTGTCACATACCGTACATATTTCGTTCCGGCGAGAAGTATTGCGCAGTACGAATCTTAGAATCTAAGTTGCTGAACAAGTACCTGAGCTACCTGCACTCGGACATCTACAGTTGCACGTGCATAAGGAGTTACTACATCACGGAGGCTGAAAGTAAACTGTTTACCGAGATCAACGTGAAACACTGCGAGAATCAGTTCGGTAGAGAACAATTCACGTGTAAAGACTTGGTGGTGCGTCTTTCGGACGCGAAGGAGTTCTATACGTTTCTCGATGTGTGTTACACGAAACTAACAGCAGGTACGAATCCTAACGTAACCAGCGGCCAGAAAGCCGATAAATGtggttttattcgaataaacaaGGAATCCGTGGTTCCTTACACCGTGAAAGACGGCCTTCAGTATGTTCCCCTGTTTTATTTCGAGGGCGAGACTGAGAATCTGAAACTGAAGGCAGAAAAACTCGAAGGCTGGGACTTGTCGTATTTGAAGTTTTGTTGCAAAGTACAGGGTATACGTAATGAACTGTTTGCGAGTGAGACATGCTCGGTGATTAGTTTAAATGACATTAAAAGTTACTTCCCCCCCGGTACGGGATTCGAGGACTATTGGCCGACCAAAGTAATGGACTCTCAGTTGTTAGTGAATAGCaaaggtggtggtggcggtggtggctGGACGAAACAACCTCCGACACCGCCGGCGACGAAACCCGTTTCTGTGCAAAATAACGTGAATAAAGCGACAATTAACGCACGTGCTGCACCTATGCATAACATGTTACCGCGTGGAACAGTTGCTAATGCATCTCAAGTACAACGTGGTGTCACTCAACCGAGGCCCGTTGCGACTACGCATCCTGCGCATTCTTCGCCGACGGCGCTTCCTACCGGAAGATCGAATATTGTAACGCAACCAATGTTGAATACAGTGCAAAATGTTAACGGATGGACAGGGCTTGTTGGCGGTCAACCTACTTTCCAGACGGCACTCGTTTCTCAGGCAAATTCCATTATACGGATGCCGTCGTCCTTAAACATGCACAAT CAAATATCTGCGCAACCAAAAAATTATTCACAACAATCGAGTAGGAGTAGGGGGGGTGGTGGCAGTGCAGCATCTCAGTATCCTGGAGTATATCCAGTTACAACTATGCAGACTGTTGCCCAAGCCCAACCACCCCCTCTTGTAAAAGCTACAGTTCATTCGAGTCAACCTAATCTTGG TTATCCAACCTATGGGAAGGATGACTG gGTCACGTCCACGTATACCACACCTACCTTAGGTGTACCTGTCACTGCAACTACATACCCCCAAATGCTTGGTCTAAGTGAGCAAGTGCAAGCTCTAATGCCATCCCCTACTTCAGCATCCACATTGTTGCACCTACAAAGGCATACACCATCTGTACATAACACATCTCATGCAAAATATCCACCACCATTAATACCAGTTAATGGTAGCAATAATAGTGCCAG AAACACATATATCTGCCTGTCAAGTTCAACCTTATCAAATTCAAAAAGCGCTTGTCGAAGACAAAATGGTACCTTGTATTAA